In Atribacteraceae bacterium, the DNA window CGGCGATGTCCTGATGGTCATCGAGTGAGGAACGCCTGATGTTTAATAAGGTTCTAGTCGCCAATCGTTCGGAAATCGCGGTCCGGATCATGCGGGCCCTCCGTGAACTGGGAATCAAATCCGTCGCGATCCACTCCGATGTGGACGCCAACGCGCTGCATACCCGCTATGCCGATGAAGCCCATCCGCTGGGAGGGAACCATCCAAGAGAGAGCTATCTAAACATCAAAAAAATCATCCAGATCGCCCGAGAGGCTCAAGCAGAAGCCATACATCCCGGCTACGGATTTTTGGCTGAAAATCCGAACTTCGCCTTTGCCTGTGAAAAAGAAGGAATCACCTTTATCGGACCCTCCAGCCGGATAATCGAATTGATGGGCAATAAAATCGTGGCCCGCACAACGATGAAAAAAGCCGGTGTTCCGGTAGTCCCAGGGAGCGACGGCGAAATCCGGGACAATGAAGAAGCGCTCGCGATCGCAGAGACAATCGGTTACCCGGTTATCATCAAAGCCGCCGCCGGTGGTGGCGGAATCGGTATGAAAATCGCCGCCGGTCCGTATGAACTTTTGTCCGCCGTCGAACAGGCCAAGGCGACCGCCGGGTCGGCTTTTGGCGACCCTTCGGTGTTCATCGAGAAATATGTCACTGAACCCCGACACATCGAGTTTCAAATTCTCGCCGATGGTTTCGGCAACGTTGTTCACCTGGGCGAAAGGGAATGTACGATCCAGAGAAGACATCAGAAACTGCTCGAAGAGGCGCCATCGCCAATCATGACCGATGAGCTCCGCAACAAAGTCGGGGGTATCGTTACTGAGGCGGCAAAAACCATCGGGTACACCAACGCCGGAACTCTGGAGTTTATTTATTCGCAGGGCGATCTGTATTTCATGGAAATGAACACCCGTATCCAAGTGGAGCATCCGATCACTGAAATGATCACCGGTGTGGACATCGTTCGGGAACAAATTCTCATCGCCGCCGGAAACCCCCTGTCTTTCAGCCAGACCCAGGTTGTCTTCCGGGGTCACGCTATCGAATGTCGGATCAACGCCGAAGATCCGCTCAATCTCTTCGCTCCCTCACCGGAAAAGCTCCGGGGGTATCGTTCACCGGGTGGAATCGGTGTCCGGGTGGACTCCGGCGTCTTTACCTCGTATCGCATCCCCACCTATTACGACCCGATGATTTCCAAGTTGGTCGTCTGGGGAAGGAACCGGGAAGAAGCCATC includes these proteins:
- a CDS encoding acetyl-CoA carboxylase biotin carboxylase subunit codes for the protein MFNKVLVANRSEIAVRIMRALRELGIKSVAIHSDVDANALHTRYADEAHPLGGNHPRESYLNIKKIIQIAREAQAEAIHPGYGFLAENPNFAFACEKEGITFIGPSSRIIELMGNKIVARTTMKKAGVPVVPGSDGEIRDNEEALAIAETIGYPVIIKAAAGGGGIGMKIAAGPYELLSAVEQAKATAGSAFGDPSVFIEKYVTEPRHIEFQILADGFGNVVHLGERECTIQRRHQKLLEEAPSPIMTDELRNKVGGIVTEAAKTIGYTNAGTLEFIYSQGDLYFMEMNTRIQVEHPITEMITGVDIVREQILIAAGNPLSFSQTQVVFRGHAIECRINAEDPLNLFAPSPEKLRGYRSPGGIGVRVDSGVFTSYRIPTYYDPMISKLVVWGRNREEAINRMQRALYEYIIIGPKTNIPFHKAVLTRPDFLAGKLTTHFITEQKGLVPEIERIIVEERALQQKLEKIFNQDQKKAAIAAAVGTAIQQARNRS